A window from Myripristis murdjan chromosome 11, fMyrMur1.1, whole genome shotgun sequence encodes these proteins:
- the tspan13b gene encoding tetraspanin-13b, which produces MGCAGFSCSKHSLCALNILYVMVSLLMIGIAAWGKWFGLVSSFQVVGGVIGVGVFLFFVALAGLIGAMKHHQVLLFFYMIILFMVFIVQFSVSSACLAINREQQNQLLEVGWNNSQTTQKDVEKSLNCCGFKQVEVNGTCDAACFPNHSCSPCADKIQEHAGEILRFVGGIGLFFSFTEILGVWLTYRYRNQKDPRANPSAFL; this is translated from the exons ATGGGTTGCGCCGGTTTCAGCTGCTCCAAACACTCCCTGTGTGCGCTCAACATCCTCTATGTT ATGGTGAGCCTGCTGATGATTGGCATTGCAGCATGGGGAAAGTGGTTCGGGCTGGTCTCCAGTTTCCAGGTGGTGGGAGGTGTCATCGGTGTGGgtgtcttcctcttcttcgtGGCCCTGGCAGGCCTCATCGGGGCCATGAAGCATCACCAGGTCCTCCTCTTCTTC TACATGATCATCCTCTTCATGGTGTTCATTGTACAGTTCTCTGTTTCCAGCGCCTGCCTGGCCAtcaacagagagcagcag AATCAGCTGTTGGAGGTCGGGTGGAATAACTCTCAGACCACCCAGAAAGACGTGGAGAAAAGCCTCAACTGCTGCGGCTTCAAGCAGGTGGAGGTCAACGGGACCTGTGATGCT GCCTGTTTCCCCAACCATTCATGTTCGCCATGTGCAGATAAGATCCAGGAGCATGCCGGTGAGATTCTCCGCTTCGTGGGTGGGATCGGACTCTTCTTCAGCTTCACAGAG ATCCTGGGAGTGTGGCTCACGTACCGCTACAGGAACCAGAAGGATCCCAGGGCAAACCCCAGTGCTTTCCTGTGA
- the agr2 gene encoding anterior gradient protein 2 homolog: protein MIKALLSVLLVVMAVASSLGKPDKAIPKRGKRIPQTLSRGWGDQLIWAQTYEEALFWARSKNKPLMVIFHLEDCPHSAAMKKVVSEDKEIQRILDEDFVVLNLVYETTDKHLSPDGQYVPRIIFVDPSMTVRADITGRYSNRMYAYEPTDVKLLLANMEKAKKLLKTEL from the exons ATGATCAAAGCCTTGTTGTCGGTGCTCTTGGTCGTGATGGCCGTGGCCTCCTCCCTCGGCAAACCTGACAAAGCCATCCCGAAGAGAGGCAAGAGGATCCCCCAGACTCTGTCCAGAG GTTGGGGCGATCAGCTGATCTGGGCTCAGACCTACGAGGAGGCTCTCTTCTGGGCCAGGTCAAA GAATAAGCCTCTGATGGTAATCTTTCACCTGGAGGACTGCCCACACAGCGCAG CAATGAAGAAGGTCGTTTCTGAGGACAAGGAGATCCAGAGAATCCTTGATGAGGACTTTGTCGTCCTCAATTTGGTG TATGAAACCACAGACAAACATCTCTCTCCTGATGGGCAGTATGTTCCCAGAATCATTTTTGTCG ATCCCTCCATGACAGTGAGGGCCGACATCACCGGCCGCTACTCCAACCGCATGTACGCCTACGAGCCAACAGACGTCAAGCTCT TGCTGGCCAACATGGAAAAAGCGAAGAAGCTCCTGAAGACCGAGCTGTAG